AACGGGAGGGTGATGAGCAGCATCGCCGACAGCACGCCGCCCGCGATCAGCCCGAAGGTCAGTACGATCTTCCGCATGCAGACTCCAAGGGGGTTGAGGACGGCCGAGTCTAGCCTCCGGCCCCGGTGGGCGCATCACCCGAAGGGGTGATTTTGCGCGTTCGGGCCGGAAAATCATGCGAAAGTGGGAGGCCGCGGGCGCCCCGGGCCCGCCGCGGTCTCCTCCGGCGGGGAGCTCAGGGGATGAGCCGGAGGTCCTTCCCCAGCTGCACCGCCTGGGTCCGGCGCCGGGCCCCCAGCTTGTCGAACACCCGGCTCAGGTGGGTCTTCACGGTGTTCTCGCTCACGTGCACCCGGTCGGCGATCTCCCGGTTGCTGAGTCCCGCCGCGATGAGCTCCAGCACCTCGAGTTCCCGCGGGGTCAGGCCCAGGGCCTCGAGCGTCCGCTCGTCCCGGACAAAGGTGGCGGGCGCCTCGACCACGACCTCCCGCACCACCACCCGTTCCGGGCCGGGCCGGGTGAGCCGCAGCCCGAGCCAGATGCCGAGCCCCGCGAACACGGCGGCGACCAGGCCGCCGTAGATCTCGATCGAGTGATCCACGACCAGCCAGCGGTACTCGATGGCCCGGAGCGCCGCGATCAGCACCCCGCACAGGATGCCGTACAGAAGCACGTGCTTGCGCATGCCCAATTCTATCGGTGGCTCCCACCCCGGCGAAACGGGGGGACACCCCGGGCCCGCGTCCCCGGCCTCGGGCCACCATGGACCAGCCCACCGCCCGCGTCCCGCGCGGGGTGGATGCCGACTGCTTGCCGTGGGTCGGTGCGCGCCCCATGTTGGGACCGGCAGGCGCTGCCTCGCGCTGACCCCTCCCCACCCCGACCCCCTCGGACCATGTCGACCATTCCCTTGAAGGACCGGCGCTCCCGGACCGGCAGCACGCTTCGTGGCAACCCGCTCCGCGCCCACCGCCTCGCGCGGCAGGAAGCCGCCGACCGTCCCCTGCGTCGGCTCACCCGCGAATACCACCAGGCCTGTCGCAAGCTGATCCCCGCCGCGGACCTCAAGCGCGCCGCCGCCATCGCCCACGCGGTGAAGCTCGAGTGGCGGCAGGCCAGCCTCAAGGCGGGCGGCGACGCCACCCGCCTCGAGGCCCTCAAGGACGCCGCGCGCCGGAAGTTCCACCGGCAGGCGGCCCGCGCCCTGCCCGGCTATCGCAAGTGGCTGGCGCTCACCAGGGGCTACCGGAAGGTGCAGCTCCAGCTGGACAGTCACGCCCTCTCCGGGGCGGCGGGGCCGAGGCTGGATGTCGCCTGGGGAGAGCGCCCCCATGCGCCGCCGCCGGGCGCCCTGGAGTTCGTGCCCCCCTTTCCGCTGTTCGATGTCCAGATGCTCGACCCCCGGGGGCGCGTCACCGCGGACACCTCCTTCGCCGGCCCGGCGGCCGGCAACCTCGTCAACAACTTCGTCTTCGACCGCGATGAGAGCACCCCGGCGATCATCGGGGCCTTCGGGCTGACCACCCGGCCGGACACCGCCACGAGCCTCGCCTCCTGTGGCGGCAACGTCACCCTCCCGCGCACCGGCCGGCTGCAGGTCAACGCGAACGTCCGCAACTACTACAACAAGGCCGTGCTCTCCCTCCGCGACCGCTTCGGCTTCTCCTACGGGAAGCTCGGCCTGCAGGTGCGGCTCTTCATCGACGTCATCCGCGGGCGCGACGTGATCCACCTTCCCACCACCATGCTCGCGACCAGCCTCGACTCCGATGGCGACGACGTGAGCCGCACCGTGACCGACATCGACAACTCCATGCTGTTCCAGGTCGAGGGCGTGACCGAGGAGACCCTCGACGCCGGGGAGCGGGTCCAGGTCATGGTCGGCTCCGAGGTCTACATCGGGAGCGAACAGGACGACATGGACAGCCACGCGAGCGCGGTCTACTACTGGCAGGTCCGGAAGATGTTCGTCGCGGTGATCTGAGCGGGCGGCCCCGTGCGGGCGCGCGTCACCCGCGCCGCGGCCCGAACGGGCTGAGCGTGCCCCACGGCAGCGGCCGCCGCGCCACCGGGTAACGCGCGGCGCAGGCCGCGCGCACCGCGTCGGGCAACCCGTCCACCGCGGGCAGCACGTGCAGCCACCAGATGGGATGGCCATCGGCGGTGGAGAGCGCCGCGCGGCGGGGGCTGCCGAAGCAGACGGTCACCCGGCCCCGGTTGTCGTCGTGGGTTGCCTCCAGCAGTGCCTCGAGCGCGGTGGGCGCCGGCCGCGCCACGCGGCGGAGCCCGAACCAGGACCGCTCGGGCGGGGGCGGCGGGAGCGGCTCCGCCGGGCCCGCCGCCACGGCGACCGTCGCCACCAGCAGCGCCCCCAGCGCCTCGAACGCCGCATCCCACTCGGCATCCGAGTCCTCGAACTCCTCGAAGCCCGCGTCCGCGAAGCAGCTGTCCGCGTCGATCGGGGTGGGCCAGAGCGCCACGCCCTGCGCCCCCGGCAGCGCCGGCAGTCCCGCCAGCGCGGGATCGGGCGCGTCCCAGTAGATCCCGCGGATCGCGGTCACGGCGCGGCCCGGGCCGCCGATCGGCGTTCGAGCCACGTGCGCTGCCCCGCGGCGAGGGTGCTGTCCCGGCGCTCCGCCGCGGCGATCCACCCCAGATACAGCGGGCTCTTCCGCAGGTAGCTCATGTACCGCGGGTAGCCGGCGGGGTCCTTGCCGCGCAGGATCTCCACCGCGGTCCGCACCGTGGCGCCCGCGAAGCCGTTCCAGATCGCCTCGCCGGTGGCGGCGGAGGCCAGCCGCGGGGCGCCGAGGTAGCCCGGCCACCCCGGCCGGCGCGCCACGGCAAAGGCCGAGTCGTAGCTCCCGCCCGCCACGGTCGGGGCCTGGCGGAAGTCCGGCGCCACGCGCGTCGAATCGAGGTAGAGCATCATGCTGTGCTCGTCGAGCCCCGCGTGGAGCGAGACGCCGTCCTCCGATCGCACCGAGTCCGGCAGGGTGCCGAGCACGCTCCCCCAGCCGGCAAGCACCGGCAGCAGGCCCCAGAGGTTGACCATCGTCCCGCCGGTGCTCTCGCGGAAGTAGTCGCCGGCGTCGTCGAGGGCCTCGATGTGGAGCGGGGAGCCGTGCACGTGCACCACCAGGATCCACCGGAAGCCCTGTTCGCCGAGTTCGGTGGCGAGGTCCATGAACATCGCGCGCAGCACCGAGGGCCGCACCGCGTAAGTCCCGGGAAAGCTGAACCGCCCGCCGATCTCGTTCGACCCGCTGCTTCCTGCCGAGATCACCGGGAACCGCAGCACCGTCCACCCCGGCAGCGCGCGGGTGATGCCGGCCGCGAGGGCGTCGCTGAGCCGGTCGCTGAGGATCCCGTCGGTGAAGGCGGGCAGGTAGGGGCCGTGCTCCTCCAGCATGCCGCCCTGCAGCAGCACCACGGTCCGGGAGCGATCCAGCGCGGCGATCTGCCGGGTGGTGAGGTCGCCGACCCGGAGGACCTGGGCCAGTGCCGGCCGCGACCCGCCGGCGGCGAGTCCCAGCACGGTGGCGAGGCACAGGGTGGCCATGCGCATCGGTGAACTCCCCGGGCGGTGAAGGGTGTGGCTAGTAGCGCAGCGCGATCCGCTGCGCCTCTTCCGCGTTGTACAGCGTGAATTCCGCCTCCGCGTACCGCGGTTTCCCCATGCGCTGGTGGTTCCGCGACACCCCCGCGCCCTCCTTCGGCTTGGGGAAGGGAAACCAGCGCATGTCCATCCGGCCGTTGCCGTTCCGGTCGTGGATCACGGCGATCGCCAGGCTGGAGTCGAACGGCAGCCCGGCGAACACTGCTACCGCCGAATCCCCCGCCGGCACCAGCCGCTGCACCGCCCGGGCCGAGTCGGGCGACAGCCACGCCGATGCCCGGTCGTACAGCGCGACGACGAGCTCGCCCCCCAGCTCGGCCCGTACCCCGGTGACCGTGACCGTGAGCGTGGCGATCCCGGGTGCCTGCGCCCGGAGCGGGCCACCCGTGGCCAGGATCAGCATGAGCGCCCCGGCAAGGCGCCAGCCACACCCTCGGGCCGTCAGGCCGGCCGCCGGAAGTCGTCGAGGCCGTCCCAGAAGCTGATCTCGGGCGGGCCGGCGAGAAACTGCGGCGCGCGCGCGATGAACGCCCGCAGGTGCGGGGTCTGCATGTGCGGGCCGGTGTACGCCGCCTGGCTCGACCACTGCTCCAGCAGGAGGATGCGGGTGGGGTCGGCGGCCTCCCGGTAGAGCTGGATGCCGGTGCAGTCCGGCTCCGTGGCCACGACGGTGGCGATCAGCGCCGACAGCTCGCGGTGCGCCGTCTCCGCCTGCCCCGGCAGGGCACGATAGGCGATGTGGACCAGGGTGCCTGGGGCGGGCATGCGAGGAACTCCTGCGGCGAGGGGGAATCGGCCGGCGACCGTCGCGAAAGCTGCGCGGGCCGGCCCCCGGGCGCCAGCCGGGACGCGCACGCCCCGCGCCGGCTATCGCAGGTGGCGCAGCTGGGCGGAGAAGGCCGGCGCGATCCACTTGATCTCCTCGCCGATCCGGGCTTCCGGCGCGAGGATCGCGCACCGCCCCGCGGTGGCCGTTGGCCCGGTTCAGCGCGTGGCGGGGCGGGCGCGCGTCATGGCGCCGACATCCAGAGGTGGCCCGCCACGAACACGAGGAAAACGGCGAAGGCGCGCTGCAGGTCCCGGGGGGAGAGCTTGAGCGCCAGGTGCGCGCCCACCCACGCGCCCACGAAGAGCCCCGCCGCCAGCTTGAGCGCCACCGGAAGGTCGAGGAAGCCGCTGCGGTAGTATCGATAGGCGCCGAGCGCCCCGACGGGGAGCAGCAGGGCGGCCAGCGAGGTGCCGGTGGCGGTCTCCGGCTTCATCCGTGCAATGAGCAGCAGGGCGGGGACGATCACCACCCCGCCCCCGATGCCGAAGAGTCCCGAGAGGATGCCGGCGATGCCGCCGATGGCGAGGAATTGCATGGGAACCGCTCCGTGAGGGGTGAAATCGGGGTGCCGGTCCGAGGGGGCGCGGCCTGTGGCGTCCGCCGCGTTCAGGATGGGTCGCTGCCCTGGCCCGACTCCAGGTGGAACCGGTGCAGCACCGCGTGGACCACCGGGCCCAGCATGATGCCCGCCATCACGATGAACACCAGGCCCGCGAACAGCGCGTAGCTGCCGATCAGCCACTTGCCCGGCGTGGTGCTGACCCGGTCCACGGGGCCCATCCCGCCCATGAGCATCGCCGCGTTGAGGAACGCATCGGCCCAGCCCAGCCCCTCCTGCCAGTGATAGAGCGCCATGCCGAGCAGCAGCGTGATCACCAGCAGCGGCAGCAGGCTCAGGGCCCGCAGCCCCATGTGGCCGGCCACGGTCCACGGCTGCGGGTGACCGAGATACGGGGGGAGCGGATGACGGGGGCGGGTCATGGAGGAACCCCGGGCAGGGGGAAGTGCGGTCCCGCCGCAGCTGGCGGCACCGCCGACGATCACCCGGAATGCATAGCGCCGGCGCCGCCGCCAGGGCAGGGGGCCCCGTGGGCAGCCACGGACGCCAGGGGTGCCCCTGGTCGCTCAGCGCCGGGCATACCGCACGGCCCACGATACCCGCCCGCCGGCCGGGCTGGTGAGGCGCACGACCCGCACCCCATCGGCGCGGAGCCGGCTGCCGGCCCGCGCGCCCGTGGCCGTCACCCCCGCGTACCGGAAGCCGGCCGGCTCGGTCAGGTACATCTCGTACGGGTCGTCGGCGACGAGGTCGCTCTCCCCGCGGAGCGATGGGTCGGCCCATTCGACGTGCGCCAGGTCGGGGCCACCGCAGGTCACGTGGCGGTTCGTGGCCAGCAGCTGCGGATGCGCCACCCCCGCCCGCAGGCAGAAGACCTGCACCCCGTACGGTGCGGCGATGGGACCCGCGGCCAGGGTGTCGCGCACCACCCCGCGGTAGCTCCGCGTCCAGAACTCGAAGGCATGGTACGCCCTCCCGGCCGGGAGCCCGAGCTCCGCGAGCGGCACGCCGGCCCCGTCGTCCCGGGTGCGCGCCAGCACCGTCCATTGTTCGAAGGGCCGCGCCACGTCCAGCTGGTAGAGGGACACGACCTCCCGCTGGTCGGCGTCGAACGCCCGCGGGCCCGAGCCGCTCACCTCGACATCCGCCAGCGCCAGCCGCGCGGAGCGCGAGGGATCCACGTCGTACACCTGCCCGGGCCTGGTGAACAGCACCGGGGCCGTCCGGCGCGCCGCCTCCACCCGTCCGGTTTCGTACACCGCGGGCCGGTCCGTCAGCATCAGCACCGAGCCGGTGAGGGTCGTCAGCGTCGCCGCCCGATACCCGTCCGGCTGCCGCAGCTCGATGTGGTCCGGGTCGTTGCGCCAGACCACGTTGTTGAAGGAGTTGTACTGCGCGAACGAGCCGTACCCGAAGCCATCGTCGCCCACCCGCATCCCGTCCACCAGGCCGATCAGCTCCGGACGGATCCCCCAGCAGGCCAGCAGGTAGACGTCGTCGCCCAGCGCCACGCGGACCCGCTCCACGACCCCGCGGAACACCGCGGCCCGGTCGAGCCCCCGCGCCGCCAGCGTCGCGGCGTGGCTGTTGTAGCCCTCGTACCGGAGGTGACGGAGCGCGTCGAGCTTGACGTAGCCCCAGCCCATCCCCCGCAGGGCCCGGTAGACCGGGGTCACCAGCGTATCCATCGCGCCCGCCGCACTGCCGTCCATCACGTAGCCCACCCAGTTCCCCCAGGCCGGCGCCCCCGTGGCGTCGGGAATGAACCACCCGGGATGCGCCTGCGCGGCCTCCCGGTCGTGGAACGCGACGTTGGTCCACAGCCCCGGGGTGAGCCCCTGGGCCCGGATCGCCTGCTGCAGCGCGGGCAACCCGCCCGGGAACTTCGCGTTCGGCTCGAGCCAGTGCTCCGGTCGCCCGATCGGCAGCTGCTGGTACCCGTCGTCCACCTGCAGGTACTGGTACCCATAGGCCCGAAGCCGTCGGCCGAGCACCTCGGCGGTCGCGGCGATGTCCCGCGCGGTCACCCGGTCGAAGTAGGCATACCAGGAGGTCCAGCCCGCCACCGATCCCGTCCAGGGCCGGTACTCCCAGGGCCGGTACGCGGTGAGCCCGCGGTGCCGCTGGTAGAACCGCGGCCGGAAGCGGAGCGCCACCTCGCCGCCCGCCGCCACGAGGGTGAAGGCGCTCCCGTCGCCCGTTCCGGCAGCCGGCGTCACCTCCACCCCCGCCGGGACGTCCACCGACAGCACCCAGTCCGCGCGCCGGTCGTACACCGCGCGATTGAGCCGGTTGACCGCCGGTCCCACGGCGTGCCGCACCACCCGGAGCCCATCCTCACGCGGCTCTGCCTCCGCCGCGAACGCCTCCGCCGAGCCGCCCACCGTCCCGCGCACTTCGAGCCGGCCCGATCGCGCCGTCCACTTGAGGACCTGGGTGACGCGGCCCGCCGTGCTGTCGAGGAGCTGCACGAAGTCCGGCGGTGCTCCGCTGGCCGTGACGAAGCCGTGGAAGAGGGTGTCGGACCGGTAGAGCAGCGTGACGACGCTGTCGTGGGCGGTGAGGGTGGCGGGCGCGGCCGGCGGCTCCGCGACGGCCTGGGCGGCGAGCGCCGCCCCCCGGGTGAGGGCCAGCACCGTGAAGGCGACGGGCAGGCGGAACATCGGCATCAGTCGGTCTCCTGTGGGTCCCCGCCGCGGCGGCGCGTCCGGACCGTGGCCCCGGGACGTGCCGGCTTCCCAACGTCCCCGGCGACCGGTAAGGTATCCCGCACCGTACACCTCCTCCCCTCACCCCGCGCCAGGTGCGCCACCGTGAAGACCCGACTCGCCGGCCTCGGCCTCATCGCCTGCGGCCTCCTCGCCGCGCTGCTGTTCGTCTATCTCCCGCTCCGCGATGGCGCCGTCGGCGTGATGGGGCCGGTGCGAATCAAGGCGCTGGTGTTCATCCCGCTCGCGATCGTGACCGGCCTGGCCTTCCTGCTGGGCGGCCCGCCGGTGCTCGACGCCTTCCAGGCCCGGCCCAAGTCCCGTGCACAACTCGCCCTGGTGCTCGGGATCATCATCGCGTCAGGCGTGCTGACCGGCGCCGGCTACTGGCAGATCAAGACCCGCTGGCTCGCACCCCCGGCCCCGTCGATCCTCGATGTCGGGCCCGGCGCGCCACCGCCGGTGCCCCGGCCCTGAGCCCGCCTCAGCCGTCCTTGATGTCGGGCTCCACCAGGTGGGCCAGCTGCCCCAGTGACTCCTGCCACCCCAGGTAGCACATCTCGACCGGGATCGCCGCCGGGATCCCGGCCTGGGTGATCGACACGTCGGTGCCGCAGAGGACCGGCCGGAGCGTGACCGTGACCGTCATCTCGCCCGGCGGCCCGGGCGCGTCGAAGCGGTCGGTGTAGACGAGGCGCTGCGCCGGCACCAGCTCCAGGTACGTCCCGCCGAACGAATGCCCGGCGCCCGTGCCGAAGTTGATGAACGACGCCCGGTGGCTGCCGCCCACGCGCGCCTCCAGCTGGTGCACCTGGCACAGGAAGCCGTGCGGCGGCAGCCACCGCGCCAGGGCGTCGGGTTCGAGGAAGGCCCGGTAGACCTTCTCGGGCGTGGTGCGGAGCACGCGATGCAGCTGGATGGTGCCGGGAGTCATGAGGGTGGCTCCGGAAGCGGGGCGCCGCGGGGGCGCCGTGTGACTGAGATGAAGTCGGAGCGCGTCACCGCGGCGCCGGACCTCACTGGCCGGCGGGCGGTTGCCAGAGCTCCACCTTGTTCCCCTCGGGGTCCATCACCCAGGCAAAGGCGCCGTACTCGGACTCCTCCATCGCGCCCACCAGCTGGCACCCCTCCTCCTGCAACGCCGCGACGAGGGCACGAAGGTCGTCCACGCGGTAGTTGACCATGAACGCCGCCGCGCTCGGCGCAAACTGGTTCCCCGCCTGCGGGCCGATCGACCAGGCCGTCGTCCCGGCCACCGGGCTGCCCGCGGCGTCGGTCCACGGGAAGGCCGCGCCCCCCCACGCCTGGACATCGATGCCCAGGTGCCGCTTGTACCAGGCCTGGAGCGCGGGGGCATCCTTGGCCTTGAAGAAGATGCCGCCGATGCCGGTGACGCGTCGCATGCCATCCTCGAGTGTGGAAAGGCCGTGCCTGCGTCGATCGCAGGCGAATCCATCGGTGTGTCCGCCAGGGCAGGGTGGCGGCGTTGGTGCCCCTAGCGCAGCAGGAGCGCCGTGAGCAGCGACCCCAGCAGCGCGCCCACCGCGCCGCCGATCCCCAGGAGCACCATCGAGGCCCGCCGGCGCTCCCGCTCCGGCGCCGCGGCCGCCGGGGCCAGCCATACCTCCGAGAGGCGGAAGGTCCTGGTGGAACCCCAGCCGTCGCTCAACTTGATGCGCTGCCGCTCGGGGGTGTAGGCCACGACGGTCCCGGTCCAGGGGCCCCACATCGGCCAGTCACAGCTCACGCGCTCCCCTGGAAGGAACCCGCACGGGCGCACCCCCTCCGTCGGGATGGCATGCTCCCCGCCGCGCAGGAACCGCACCTGCGTGCTCTCCGGGGTCGTCGCCAGCACCTCGGCAACATAGCAGCGGCCGTCGATGGAGCGGGCCCACGCCAGGCTGCCGACGGTGGGCGGGGCGAGGGGCAGGTCAAGGCGCTCGGCCAGCGCGCGCTCCACCGCCCGCCGCGACAGCCCGACCTCCTCCGCCGCCCCGATCAGCGCGGCGACATCCGCCGTCCGCTCGGCCCCCCGCCGTGCCACGCTGTCCAGCTCCTCGGCGCGGGCGAGGATGTCGCGCAGTTCGTCATCCGTCAGGGACACGTGCGCCTCGGGTGAGAGGAGTCGGGGAGCGAGGAGGCCGCGGCCGCCCGGCGTCTGCCGCGGCGGCGGCACCGTCCATGGCAGGGGACAGCGGCGGGGAGCCCGGCCTACCGGGCCGTCCCGGGGCGCTCCACGGTGACGTTCTTCGCCAGGGTCTTGAACCGCACGCCGCTGTCCTGCACGACGGTGATGGTGACGGCGCCAGTCTTGCTCGTGTGGATGTCGCGCACCGTGCCGGACTTGCCGGCATGGGTGCCGCCGACCACCTGGCAGCGGTCTCCGTCCTTGATCCGAGCCTGGGCTGCAGCCTGCATGGGGATGCTCCTTGTCGTCATCGGGTCCAGGGGTGTCGTTTTCCCGCCGGGCTGGGCATTCCGCGCCAGGGCAGCCATCCTGCCCTCCGGCGACGGGGTTCGGGGAGTGGCGGGCGGCTGACCGGAGGCGGCCGCTCAGGCGATCGGCTTGAGCACCAGCCGCCCGTACGCGAGGAACGCCATGAGCAGGCCCAGCGCCGCGCTCATGACGATGGACCCCACCTCGCGATACCGCACGTGCACCCAGATGAACACCAGGCTCTCCAGCGCCAGCACCCCCGCGGCCACCACCGTGAGGCCCGGGCGCCAGCGGAACGCGGCCGGCAGGATGAGCCCCAGCACGCAGGCCAGCTCGAGCATGCCCAGGGCCGTCCACGCCTGCCGCGGCAACGCGCCGAAGGAGGGGACGTCCCCGCTCACCTTGTCGAACAGGAACACCTTCATCACGCCGGACGCGCCGTACAGCAGCGCGCCGACGCCCTGCAGGATCCACAACACGATATGCAACCTGCCCCCCTTGGTGTGCGCGTCAGCCTGACGCGGGGATTGCTCAACGACGCGAGCACGGCGTCCGGGCGGGGTGCTGCCTGGCCCGCGGGGTCACGGATGGGCCGGGGTCAGCGGAGCAGCACCCAGACCAGGACCAGACCTGCCACAACAAGCGCGGCCGTCAGCAGCAGGGGAATCACCGCCGCGCCAGTCGTGGGAAGGTCGTGGGGGGGGAGTCGCCTGGAGTGCCGGGAGAACGCGACCCCTCCATAGGCAGTGGCCAAGGCCCCGAGCATGACCAGGGCAGCCCCAAGGACCGGTGAGACGCCGTGGCCGGCCACCTCTCCCGGCAGGTGCTGGAGGCTCACCAGTCGCAGGAACAGCCCGAATCGCGCGACGACGAAACCGAAGCCCATGATCGTCAGGCCAGTCCGCAGCCACGCGAGCAGCGTCCGCTCGGCGGCGAAATAGACGCGGGGGTCCGGGGAGTTGGTCATGGGCAGTGTCAGGGTGGGCGCCGCGACGCGGCCTGGAAAACCCGGGGACCGATGCACGGTCCTGCCAGGAGCATCGTGCATGTTCAGCCGCCGCCCCAGGCTGGGAACGTCCGCGTGAGTCGGACTCTGGGAGGCCGACCCTGCCTCCAATCTCTCGACCATCGGAGCCTGCGGCAATCCCCGGCCCTGCCCGCGGTGCGGGTCGCAGGCCGCGCGGACGGCCTCCGGTGTCTCGAATACTTAGGTATTTACAAAAGTATCAGTCTGTGCTAGACTCGGAGGAGCACGATGGATCACCCGCGCATCGGGAAGGGGCACCACATGGCGCAGGTCGCCACCGATCAGGTCTTTCACGCCCTGGCCAATCCCACCCGGCGCCGGGTGCTGGAGCGGCTCTCGGCCGGACCCGCCACCGTCAGCGAGCTGGCGGATCGCTTCGACATGCAGCTCCCCTCGTTCGTGCAGCACCTCGGGGTGCTGGAACGCAGCCGGCTGGTGCGATCCGCCAAGCGCGGGCGGGTGCGCACCTACGAACTCGTCCCCGAGCGATTCGCGGTGGTTGAAGGCTGGCTGGCGGCGCGCCGGCGGGAGTGGGAGGCGCGGCTCGACCGGTTCGACGCCTACGTCAAACAACTCAAGGACAAGGAAGCGGCCCCATGACCACGCAGTCCCAGTTCAATCCGAAGCTGGACTTCGCCATCGAGCGGTTCATCGACGCCCCCCCGCGGCT
The Gemmatimonadota bacterium DNA segment above includes these coding regions:
- a CDS encoding helix-turn-helix transcriptional regulator → MRKHVLLYGILCGVLIAALRAIEYRWLVVDHSIEIYGGLVAAVFAGLGIWLGLRLTRPGPERVVVREVVVEAPATFVRDERTLEALGLTPRELEVLELIAAGLSNREIADRVHVSENTVKTHLSRVFDKLGARRRTQAVQLGKDLRLIP
- a CDS encoding creatininase family protein produces the protein MATLCLATVLGLAAGGSRPALAQVLRVGDLTTRQIAALDRSRTVVLLQGGMLEEHGPYLPAFTDGILSDRLSDALAAGITRALPGWTVLRFPVISAGSSGSNEIGGRFSFPGTYAVRPSVLRAMFMDLATELGEQGFRWILVVHVHGSPLHIEALDDAGDYFRESTGGTMVNLWGLLPVLAGWGSVLGTLPDSVRSEDGVSLHAGLDEHSMMLYLDSTRVAPDFRQAPTVAGGSYDSAFAVARRPGWPGYLGAPRLASAATGEAIWNGFAGATVRTAVEILRGKDPAGYPRYMSYLRKSPLYLGWIAAAERRDSTLAAGQRTWLERRSAARAAP
- a CDS encoding DUF2141 domain-containing protein — translated: MLILATGGPLRAQAPGIATLTVTVTGVRAELGGELVVALYDRASAWLSPDSARAVQRLVPAGDSAVAVFAGLPFDSSLAIAVIHDRNGNGRMDMRWFPFPKPKEGAGVSRNHQRMGKPRYAEAEFTLYNAEEAQRIALRY
- a CDS encoding antibiotic biosynthesis monooxygenase; protein product: MPAPGTLVHIAYRALPGQAETAHRELSALIATVVATEPDCTGIQLYREAADPTRILLLEQWSSQAAYTGPHMQTPHLRAFIARAPQFLAGPPEISFWDGLDDFRRPA
- a CDS encoding sulfite exporter TauE/SafE family protein; this translates as MQFLAIGGIAGILSGLFGIGGGVVIVPALLLIARMKPETATGTSLAALLLPVGALGAYRYYRSGFLDLPVALKLAAGLFVGAWVGAHLALKLSPRDLQRAFAVFLVFVAGHLWMSAP
- a CDS encoding alpha-galactosidase; translated protein: MPMFRLPVAFTVLALTRGAALAAQAVAEPPAAPATLTAHDSVVTLLYRSDTLFHGFVTASGAPPDFVQLLDSTAGRVTQVLKWTARSGRLEVRGTVGGSAEAFAAEAEPREDGLRVVRHAVGPAVNRLNRAVYDRRADWVLSVDVPAGVEVTPAAGTGDGSAFTLVAAGGEVALRFRPRFYQRHRGLTAYRPWEYRPWTGSVAGWTSWYAYFDRVTARDIAATAEVLGRRLRAYGYQYLQVDDGYQQLPIGRPEHWLEPNAKFPGGLPALQQAIRAQGLTPGLWTNVAFHDREAAQAHPGWFIPDATGAPAWGNWVGYVMDGSAAGAMDTLVTPVYRALRGMGWGYVKLDALRHLRYEGYNSHAATLAARGLDRAAVFRGVVERVRVALGDDVYLLACWGIRPELIGLVDGMRVGDDGFGYGSFAQYNSFNNVVWRNDPDHIELRQPDGYRAATLTTLTGSVLMLTDRPAVYETGRVEAARRTAPVLFTRPGQVYDVDPSRSARLALADVEVSGSGPRAFDADQREVVSLYQLDVARPFEQWTVLARTRDDGAGVPLAELGLPAGRAYHAFEFWTRSYRGVVRDTLAAGPIAAPYGVQVFCLRAGVAHPQLLATNRHVTCGGPDLAHVEWADPSLRGESDLVADDPYEMYLTEPAGFRYAGVTATGARAGSRLRADGVRVVRLTSPAGGRVSWAVRYARR
- a CDS encoding SRPBCC family protein: MTPGTIQLHRVLRTTPEKVYRAFLEPDALARWLPPHGFLCQVHQLEARVGGSHRASFINFGTGAGHSFGGTYLELVPAQRLVYTDRFDAPGPPGEMTVTVTLRPVLCGTDVSITQAGIPAAIPVEMCYLGWQESLGQLAHLVEPDIKDG
- a CDS encoding VOC family protein; the protein is MRRVTGIGGIFFKAKDAPALQAWYKRHLGIDVQAWGGAAFPWTDAAGSPVAGTTAWSIGPQAGNQFAPSAAAFMVNYRVDDLRALVAALQEEGCQLVGAMEESEYGAFAWVMDPEGNKVELWQPPAGQ
- a CDS encoding KOW motif-containing protein; this encodes MQAAAQARIKDGDRCQVVGGTHAGKSGTVRDIHTSKTGAVTITVVQDSGVRFKTLAKNVTVERPGTAR
- a CDS encoding DoxX family protein, encoding MLWILQGVGALLYGASGVMKVFLFDKVSGDVPSFGALPRQAWTALGMLELACVLGLILPAAFRWRPGLTVVAAGVLALESLVFIWVHVRYREVGSIVMSAALGLLMAFLAYGRLVLKPIA
- a CDS encoding DUF202 domain-containing protein, which gives rise to MTNSPDPRVYFAAERTLLAWLRTGLTIMGFGFVVARFGLFLRLVSLQHLPGEVAGHGVSPVLGAALVMLGALATAYGGVAFSRHSRRLPPHDLPTTGAAVIPLLLTAALVVAGLVLVWVLLR
- a CDS encoding helix-turn-helix transcriptional regulator — translated: MAQVATDQVFHALANPTRRRVLERLSAGPATVSELADRFDMQLPSFVQHLGVLERSRLVRSAKRGRVRTYELVPERFAVVEGWLAARRREWEARLDRFDAYVKQLKDKEAAP